In a single window of the Elaeis guineensis isolate ETL-2024a chromosome 4, EG11, whole genome shotgun sequence genome:
- the LOC105043966 gene encoding 6-phosphogluconate dehydrogenase, decarboxylating 1 codes for MGLTRIGLAGLAVMGQNLALNIAEKGFPISVYNRTTSKVDETVERAKVEGNLPVYGFHDPASFVHSIQKPRVIIILVKAGAPVDQTIATLSAHMEEGDCIIDGGNEWYENTERREKAVAELGLLYLGMGVSGGEDGARNGPSLMPGGSYEAYKNIEDILLKVAAQVPDSGPCVTYVGKGGSGNFVKMVHNGIEYGDMQLIAEAYDVLKSVGKLSNDELQEVFSEWNKGELLSFLIEITSDIFGIKDDKGEGYLVDKVLDKTGMKGTGKWTVQQAAELSVAAPTIAASLDSRFLSGLKEERVEAAKVFKSGGFGDILSSQPVDKAKLIEDVRQALYASKICSYAQGMNLIRAKSMEKGWDLKLGELARIWKGGCIIRAIFLDRIKKAYDRNPELPSLLVDPEFAKEILDRQSAWRRVICLAINAGISTPGMSASLAYFDTYRRERVPANLVQAQRDYFGAHTYERIDMPGSFHTEWFKIAKQSKIRGHL; via the coding sequence ATGGGTCTCACAAGAATTGGACTTGCTGGTCTGGCTGTCATGGGGCAAAACCTAGCCCTAAACATAGCCGAGAAAGGGTTCCCCATTTCGGTGTACAACCGTACCACTTCTAAGGTAGATGAGACTGTAGAACGTGCCAAAGTTGAAGGAAATCTCCCTGTTTATGGCTTCCATGATCCTGCGTCATTTGTCCATTCAATCCAAAAGCCTCGTGTCATCATCATACTTGTGAAAGCTGGTGCACCTGTTGACCAGACCATAGCGACACTGTCAGCTCACATGGAGGAGGGTGACTGTATAATTGATGGTGGCAATGAGTGGTACGAGAACACAGAGAGGCGAGAGAAAGCTGTGGCTGAACTTGGTCTTCTGTATCTTGGGATGGGAGTTTCTGGCGGAGAGGATGGTGCAAGGAATGGACCTTCTTTGATGCCTGGAGGGTCGTATGAGGCCTACAAAAACATAGAAGACATCCTGCTCAAAGTGGCAGCCCAGGTCCCAGATAGTGGCCCCTGTGTTACATATGTCGGGAAAGGTGGTTCAGGCAATTTTGTGAAGATGGTCCATAATGGAATCGAGTATGGTGACATGCAGCTGATTGCTGAAGCTTATGATGTATTGAAATCTGTAGGTAAGCTTTCAAATGATGAGTTGCAGGAGGTGTTCTCCGAATGGAATAAGGGAGAACTTCTTAGCTTTTTAATTGAGATCACATCTGACATTTTTGGAATCAAGGATGATAAGGGTGAAGGTTATCTGGTAGACAAGGTCTTAGACAAGACTGGGATGAAGGGTACTGGTAAATGGACTGTTCAACAAGCAGCGGAGTTATCAGTTGCTGCTCCAACAATTGCAGCATCTTTGGATTCAAGGTTCCTTAGTGGATTGAAGGAGGAAAGGGTTGAAGCTGCCAAAGTTTTTAAATCAGGTGGCTTTGGCGATATCTTGAGCAGTCAGCCTGTAGATAAGGCCAAATTGATTGAAGATGTGAGGCAAGCTCTTTATGCTTCAAAGATCTGCAGCTATGCACAAGGAATGAACTTGATAAGAGCTAAGAGCATGGAGAAAGGATGGGATCTCAAGTTGGGTGAGCTTGCAAGGATATGGAAAGGCGGTTGCATCATACGTGCAATCTTCTTGGATCGGATCAAGAAGGCTTACGATCGGAACCCTGAACTACCGAGCCTTCTTGTGGACCCAGAGTTTGCAAAGGAGATATTAGATCGTCAGTCAGCTTGGCGCCGAGTCATCTGCCTTGCTATCAATGCAGGCATAAGCACTCCAGGTATGTCTGCAAGTCTGGCTTATTTTGACACCTACAGGAGGGAAAGGGTGCCTGCGAATTTGGTCCAGGCTCAGAGGGACTACTTTGGAGCGCATACTTATGAGAGGATCGACATGCCTGGATCCTTTCACACTGAGTGGTTCAAGATAGCAAAACAGTCGAAGATCCGAGGTCATCTTTGA
- the LOC105043964 gene encoding pentatricopeptide repeat-containing protein At1g31920, which translates to MMAGGLALHQIQKFTAPPNNTPQVAENRPREQASFPPSPHQVKTIEEFRKVHAQYIKLGLDRVPRHAGDLLSACALSDWGSMDYAHSIFLTLDDPGTFDFNTMIRAHVKDNDPEAALLLFKEMQERSVRPDSFTFPFALKACAQLSAIEEGMQIHGHVTKLGFECDVFVQNSLINVYGKCGEIKLCCRVFGQMGSDRTVASWSAILAAHTRMGLWNECLKLFAMMMTEGLKADESSMVSALSSCAHLGTYDLGRSIHCSLLRNITGLNLIVQTSLIDTYLKCGSLEKGMAIFDRMPEKNKWTYSAVISGLAMHGDGEKALQVFSNMLKEGIEPDEVIYVGVLSACSHAGLLEDGLQCFDRMKLEHRIVPNVQHYGCMVDLMSRAGELNEAYELIRSMPMGPTDVAWRCLLNACKVHGNLELAECASKNLMQLDAHNAGDHIILSNMYAKAQRWDDAARIRVEMVDRGVLQVPGYSRVEVKGRMHTFVSHDKSHPQSDEVYEMLYQMEWQLRFEGYTPDTSQVHSQKLAIAFALVNTSYWTPIRIVTNLRMSKECHTYTALIAKIFEREIIVRDHNRFHCFRQGACSCGGYW; encoded by the coding sequence ATGATGGCAGGAGGTTTAGCCCTTCACCAGATCCAAAAGTTCACAGCACCACCAAATAACACCCCACAAGTCGCAGAAAATAGACCAAGAGAGCAAGCTTCATTTCCCCCCTCACCACACCAAGTCAAAACCATAGAAGAATTCAGGAAAGTCCATGCCCAATACATTAAGCTTGGACTGGACCGAGTTCCCCGTCATGCTGGAGATCTCCTTTCTGCCTGTGCTCTCTCTGACTGGGGCAGCATGGACTATGCCCACTCGATCTTCCTCACTCTTGATGACCCAGGGACATTCGACTTCAACACCATGATCAGAGCTCATGTTAAGGACAATGACCCAGAGGCAGCACTCCTTTTGTTCAAGGAGATGCAAGAAAGAAGTGTCAGGCCTGACAGCTTCACCTTCCCTTTTGCGCTCAAGGCTTGTGCTCAGCTCTCAGCCATTGAAGAAGGGATGCAAATCCATGGGCATGTGACCAAGCTTGGATTTGAATGTGATGTCTTTGTCCAGAATAGCCTGATCAACGTGTATGGCAAGTGTGGGGAGATCAAGCTCTGTTGCAGAGTGTTTGGGCAAATGGGCTCTGATAGGACTGTGGCTTCTTGGAGTGCTATTCTTGCAGCTCACACCAGAATGGGCTTATGGAATGAGTGCCTGAAGCTCTTTGCGATGATGATGACAGAAGGTCTGAAGGCCGACGAGAGCTCCATGGTCAGTGCTCTCTCCTCGTGCGCACATTTGGGCACATatgatcttggtagaagcatccaTTGTTCTTTGCTCAGAAATATTACTGGACTCAATTTAATAGTTCAAACTTCATTGATCGATACGTACCTCAAATGTGGGTCCCTGGAGAAGGGGATGGCAATCTTTGATAGGATGCCTGAGAAGAACAAATGGACATACAGTGCTGTGATCTCGGGGCTGGCGATGCATGGGGATGGTGAGAAGGCTCTGCAGGTCTTCTCGAACATGCTCAAGGAAGGCATAGAACCAGATGAAGTCATCTATGTCGGAGTCCTGAGTGCTTGCAGCCATGCTGGACTGCTTGAAGATGGGCTTCAGTGCTTTGATCGAATGAAGCTTGAACATCGGATTGTGCCTAATGTGCAGCATTATGGTTGCATGGTGGACCTCATGAGCCGTGCCGGCGAGCTGAACGAGGCCTATGAGCTGATCAGGAGCATGCCAATGGGGCCGACCGACGTGGCTTGGCGCTGCCTGCTGAATGCCTGCAAAGTTCATGGAAACCTCGAACTTGCAGAATGTGCCAGTAAAAATTTAATGCAGCTAGATGCTCATAATGCAGGAGAtcacataattttatcaaacatGTACGCTAAAGCACAGAGATGGGATGATGCAGCAAGGATCAGAGTAGAAATGGTGGATAGGGGAGTGTTGCAGGTTCCAGGATACAGCAGGGTGGAGGTGAAGGGTAGGATGCATACCTTTGTTTCACATGACAAGTCACACCCCCAGAGTGATGAAGTTTATGAGATGCTCTATCAGATGGAATGGCAGCTTAGATTTGAGGGCTACACCCCTGACACATCCCAAGTGCACAGCCAGAAACTAGCAATTGCCTTCGCCCTTGTAAATACAAGCTACTGGACTCCGATACGGATAGTTACAAACCTGAGAATGAGTAAAGAATGCCATACTTACACTGCACTGATTGCAAAGATATTTGAGCGGGAGATAATCGTCAGGGATCACAACAGGTTCCACTGCTTCAGGCAAGGGGCCTGCTCTTGCGGAGGTTACTGGTGA